The following coding sequences lie in one Gammaproteobacteria bacterium genomic window:
- a CDS encoding pyridoxamine 5'-phosphate oxidase family protein, with amino-acid sequence MRDRWHGFSICSRTLFESSTSYAGYANEVFAPGCSHTARRRRPQQAARPGPSVVGGSSNSAKRRARQVKRADRADKGEHADTLDDQESPRSRPLQTLEVDAKCGLWFFVSADSAKVGEIDAHQQHVSLSYADAHKQDYLSIYGSARLARDRAHMQLLWTPVGEGLVSARSG; translated from the coding sequence TTGCGCGACCGGTGGCATGGTTTCTCTATTTGCTCACGTACGCTATTTGAATCATCAACTTCGTATGCAGGATATGCCAATGAAGTCTTTGCGCCGGGTTGCTCTCATACTGCTCGTCGTCGGCGGCCTCAACAGGCTGCTCGGCCCGGTCCGAGCGTAGTCGGTGGAAGTTCAAATTCAGCAAAACGACGAGCGCGTCAAGTTAAGCGAGCTGATCGAGCGGATAAAGGTGAGCATGCTGACACCCTGGATGATCAGGAGTCGCCGCGCAGCCGGCCGCTGCAAACACTGGAAGTCGACGCCAAATGCGGGTTGTGGTTTTTCGTCTCCGCCGATTCGGCAAAAGTCGGCGAGATCGACGCGCACCAGCAGCATGTTTCTTTGAGTTACGCCGATGCGCACAAACAGGATTACCTGTCGATCTACGGGTCCGCGCGACTCGCCCGCGACCGCGCTCACATGCAGCTACTGTGGACCCCCGTAGGCGAAGGTCTGGTTTCCGCACGGTCTGGATGA
- a CDS encoding phasin family protein, with product MADNTEQFTNQAQDATRMMFGAAQGLGETQMKILQRLGEIQQNMMQQTYEAANEQMQLLSRIRDPREFASAQAELVKNHGQRYTDSMKQVVDDLAQAWQEYGDRLEKTGDDAAGVAQQTASTTKAAAKKAPQSEKNA from the coding sequence ATGGCAGACAATACCGAACAATTCACCAACCAGGCTCAGGACGCTACGCGCATGATGTTCGGCGCGGCTCAGGGCTTAGGTGAAACACAGATGAAAATCCTGCAGCGCCTGGGCGAAATTCAGCAGAACATGATGCAGCAGACGTATGAGGCTGCCAATGAACAGATGCAGCTTCTAAGCCGGATACGTGACCCGCGCGAGTTCGCATCCGCGCAGGCCGAGTTGGTGAAAAATCATGGCCAGAGATACACGGACAGCATGAAACAGGTCGTGGACGACCTGGCGCAGGCATGGCAGGAATACGGCGATCGGCTGGAAAAAACCGGGGATGATGCCGCAGGCGTAGCGCAGCAGACGGCGTCCACCACCAAAGCTGCCGCAAAAAAGGCGCCGCAATCCGAGAAAAACGCTTAG
- a CDS encoding NAD(P)/FAD-dependent oxidoreductase, whose amino-acid sequence MSGPTFEVIIVGGGPAGLAAALMLGRCRRSVMLCDDGQPRNRASRAMHGFLTRDGTDPTEFRTIAREQLRPYQTVELRQARVTDAVLQGRMFELTLDNSAKFQCRKLLLATGLADKLPEVPNVEDFYGRSVHHCPYCDGWGWRDQPIAAYGRGDEKGGGLALELTLWSQDLVLCTDGPSELSVDYRQRLAHRRIEVREERIAGLEGAEGMLESIVFEDGKRLSRHALFFNTQTRQASDLATRLACDFDEQGGVARGQLATTSVPGVYVAGDTSRDVLQVIVGAAEGAEAAVAINTALLKEDLAAEAVP is encoded by the coding sequence ATGAGCGGCCCAACATTCGAGGTCATCATCGTTGGTGGGGGTCCCGCCGGTCTTGCCGCGGCGCTGATGCTCGGACGCTGCCGGCGCAGTGTAATGTTGTGCGATGACGGGCAGCCGCGAAATCGTGCTTCGCGCGCGATGCACGGTTTTCTCACCCGCGATGGGACCGATCCCACCGAATTTCGCACCATCGCGCGCGAGCAGCTGCGCCCTTATCAAACGGTCGAGCTTCGCCAGGCTCGCGTGACGGATGCGGTGCTCCAAGGCCGGATGTTCGAGTTGACCTTAGACAATAGCGCGAAATTTCAATGTCGCAAACTGCTGCTAGCCACGGGCTTGGCTGACAAGCTTCCAGAGGTTCCTAACGTCGAAGACTTCTACGGACGAAGCGTCCACCATTGCCCTTATTGCGACGGGTGGGGGTGGCGCGATCAGCCCATCGCAGCGTACGGCCGCGGTGATGAAAAAGGCGGCGGTCTTGCGTTGGAGCTGACCCTTTGGAGCCAGGATCTGGTGCTGTGCACCGATGGGCCATCCGAGTTGAGCGTTGACTATCGGCAGCGACTTGCGCACCGCCGCATTGAAGTACGCGAGGAGCGAATCGCGGGATTGGAGGGTGCGGAGGGCATGCTGGAGTCAATCGTTTTCGAGGACGGCAAGCGGCTCTCCCGTCACGCCTTGTTCTTCAATACCCAAACCCGGCAGGCGTCTGACCTGGCTACGCGTCTGGCGTGCGATTTCGACGAACAAGGTGGGGTGGCGCGTGGCCAACTCGCGACGACGAGCGTGCCCGGCGTCTATGTGGCGGGTGATACGTCGCGTGATGTGCTCCAGGTGATCGTCGGGGCAGCCGAGGGCGCCGAGGCGGCGGTGGCGATCAATACTGCTTTACTGAAGGAAGATCTGGCAGCGGAGGCGGTGCCCTAG
- a CDS encoding Hsp20/alpha crystallin family protein produces the protein MSARIPSDPMSLISQWRRDIDRAFNDSEDEGRRGEVTAAAWAPAVDIKEEGGAYVLQADLPGVDPDDVELSMENSVLTLRGQRTLEVNEDKDKYSRIERSSGTFYRRFMLPDTADFEHISAKYTNGVLEVRIPKQEKVLPRRIEVQS, from the coding sequence ATGTCAGCAAGAATTCCGAGCGATCCTATGAGTTTAATCAGCCAGTGGCGTCGCGATATCGACCGCGCATTTAACGACTCTGAAGACGAAGGGAGACGGGGGGAAGTCACTGCCGCAGCCTGGGCGCCGGCTGTTGACATTAAGGAAGAGGGCGGGGCGTACGTGCTGCAAGCCGATTTACCAGGCGTGGATCCTGATGATGTAGAGCTTAGTATGGAGAACAGCGTGCTGACGCTACGGGGTCAGCGCACACTCGAAGTAAACGAGGACAAGGATAAGTACAGCCGTATCGAGCGCTCATCCGGCACGTTCTATCGCCGGTTTATGCTCCCGGATACGGCTGATTTCGAACATATTTCGGCTAAGTATACGAACGGCGTACTAGAAGTGCGTATTCCCAAGCAGGAGAAGGTGCTGCCGCGGCGCATTGAGGTGCAGAGTTAA
- a CDS encoding IS3 family transposase, whose protein sequence is VREYVAVYYNSKRLHSTLGYTTPMDYEKMLNKVSGSS, encoded by the coding sequence CGTGCGGGAATACGTGGCGGTGTATTACAACTCAAAGCGTCTGCATTCAACGCTCGGTTACACAACACCAATGGATTACGAAAAAATGCTTAACAAAGTGTCCGGAAGCAGTTGA